TTTCCCGCTCTCCGCAGCATTCCGGTAGAGTCAGATCACCATTGTTTAGGCTGCAAATGATCGCGCAACATGGCCATAATGTCGGCCGATATGCAAATCCAAGCACAATTGTACTGCTTGCCTCTTTCGCTTGTTTGCATCCCTTCGGTACCTTCTCCCTGCTGCTCTAGCGCACATTATATCTACGCGTGTTTCTATGTGAGTGTCTACCTCGTAAATCATAACAATTAATCCTGCAAGCTAGCGCACACTCCACAGAGAAGGGCAGAGTTGGCCACTCCAACCACTTCGCTCAATGAACGGTTTTGATCGAGTAAGCGCGAGAGAGCGCGAAAGAACTCTAgtgcttcccccccccccgcggTCCAAGGTTAACCAGATCGTCGTGTCCACACCAGGTGGCGCGCATTAGGTGCCCGCGCCTGCATTAGAGCCACCGGAAAGTGCACGCAATTGCTGTGTGCGCACACATTGCTGCTGGCGGAGGGCTTTGTTTGCGCTGCCAGACGAGACCTGCGGTACCACACGGTGCGGTATTtgttgtatgaaaaaaaaaaaacacacacacacaaatatctTTGCTTTTAACTTTTCTCTTCGATGAAGGTCTTTACAAGCCGTATTGGAATTGCAATTATTGATTTATGTGCGTCGATCTGTGTTGCGATCCGACgcataagagagagagagagagagacgcgGTGGCTTTGTGTACTGTGTGTCACTGGGTAcagcgggttttttttctgccacCATCCAGCGAAGCTGTagcgatgtttttttctttttttgtaatacaAAAAGCCCAACTCTAGAGATCATTCTTTTTAGAGTAAGAAAGAGTTTGCTTTGCAGACACGGTTGAAGGTTGCTCGCAATGCCCACAGTGCGATATGAAGGTTTAATTGTTGCGGTAGCAAAGATCGAATGTGTACGCTTTTTAATGAGGCGATCGATCAGACCGTCCCGTGGTACAGCTGTCAAAGGCATGACTTCACCAAATGCCTATCATGCGCATGGGTGTGTTCATATCTCGGACGGAACTTTGCTGCTTTTAACCTCAGAGACTTTTTAGTTAGCTGGTCCCGCTTCTATATGTAATGACGTAATCGTACCAAGGGTTTTGCAGAAGCACAAAACTATAAAGCAACCTATAGTGAATTGCCCTAAAATGGTTATTGTTGTATTGTACAGATTCTAGAATATTATTTGGAAATTTTTTAGACATAactattaaattttaaacgcTAATTAGCGATGGAGTGTCAGTTTCAGATTGAGAATCGGACGTTTTTGTGTTGAATGTACTGGAAATAACTGGAAACAATGCTAGACTACATTCAGATGCTAAGCCTAGACCATTTCAGTCTGCAAAAATGCCAACAAACTCCAATTCGTCACAGGCTCGTTAAAGTTAACTCATGTATCTTTTTTACACCATTGaacatgcgtgtgtgtgtatatatgtttatctccctatacaaaacgaagtaagaggtgacgctcacgttacgctcacgttacgctcataggtgacacgattgctcactataggatcttcctgtacgaaaaagttactcactatagaacggttttgctaaccaactatgggtgcttggatgatttttatttctttgcggtgtttccattctccgaggcaacaagcaatggtagagtGATTAAATCATTGAGGCATTCAAATCAAaagacatcattgttttcttctacacacatgttgaaagtgtatcaataattatcaaattattcccaatgattctaaataattctGTGGTAGAGATTCTACCTCGCTCCATCCGTTTTATCATGCGTAGcagtgttttattgtgtaGTTCAAAACGTTTCAATAAAAAGACTTGCTTCGAACTATCATGTACTTGCTTCCTGTACCGTCATTCAAATGCAGTCAAATGCTTGCTTGAAAGGATTAACAATTGTAATTTTTCATTGTACATTAACCCAAAAATGCTGGGTACCATGCAAAATAGTGAAACCATCTGAGCTGCATAACTAGGACTAAgtgaacaactttaaaacatgcatataacgggtttatatttcccacggaataatatacaataataatatacacagaataaggacattcctgggccatgggtttttttttatatgagcacataatgaagcaacaaagttgaatgaagttagtttaattgattttatttgcatttagcACTCCTGGATATCCATGGCTGCTTGGTACACAAAAAGTCATGCAGAAGATAGGGCACGGGTCAATAATAAGCCGTGACAGTGAGCCCTGTGGATGGATGACCCATATGTCATATGAACATGTCATGACATTTAATAGAAGTTCAGCATGACTATTCCATAAGTTCAGCatgactaaattaaattttcgtatgTCCTATATGGTTGTAAAAATGGTCAATGATAGCGGAACAgtcaaacatcttcttctttaccacaacaaccgttgtcggccaaggcctgcctgcgcCACATCGGGGCTTGGTTTTTAGTGACTTTCTGATAGCCTATAGCAGGATAATAGTCAGTCATATTGGAACTTGAAACcacgatgggcatgttgttaagtcgtacgagttgacgactgtactacaagTCCAGCCGATAGTCAAACATATTGGAAAAGAAAGTGGGCCACGATtgctaatgtaatggaaacactaacatttgtaaataaaacatttaaataagtaaataagacaaaactGTGGAAGGGCTATAAACCGGGATAAGAATTGGATGGAAACCTGTACCAAGATAGCAACACGGTCATAAAAAGTATCAGTAAAAAGACATCAAAAGAGAGCAGGAATGCTTATCTACATGTTtgcatgaaaacatttaaatatgccCTGCAGTCAGTATACACGTCTTAAGTTCTGTTGCGAAacctgcaaccgggccaaattaactagtacattgaaaattgaataaCAACATTTCGGTAAACTTGGTTAATGGTTAAAATGTTCTACTTCGGTTTTTGGCTGGGATTAGAACACACAACCAGTTGTATAACAGACTTGGCGCTTACCACACCACTGCAGGGCGATCGCTATGCCTACGCAGTTCAAAAGCTTAGAGGTTTATGCCGAGCCGTATTGCTATTCATTAAGCGCATAACTAGCCGACGCATGAAACGATTCTTGACAGGTAGAGCAATTACAGTTTGTCCAAACAACCGCCAACTCGTTGTACTTTATGAGAATCGCACTAGAAACACGTCGATgtgcatgtaaaaaaaaaaaaacacactagaGCACGGTTTAGTGTGGTGGCACCCACGCGGCAAAGCTGCATATATCACACCCTAACACCCTCGTTTTGCTCATGCTCATGTCTTCCCGTTCTCGTTGCAGAGTGCGTGCGGCGCCAAGATCGGCATCCGGCGGGCGCTGCTAAACCGGCCGGACGTCGTGTCGATCGGTGTCGTGTGGGACTCGGAGCGGCCGCCCGCCGACCAGGTGCACGCGGTGCTGAAAGCGATCGGCACCACCCTGCGGCTGTGCGACGTGTTCCAGCAGGTGTCCGATCACCGGTGGGCCcaaaccgtccaccacgagctgGTGGGCGTCGTGTCGTACTACGGCAAGCACTACACCACCTTCTTCTTTCACACGAAGCTGCGCGTCTGGGTGTACTTTGACGACGCGAACGTGAAGGAGGTCGGCCCGAGCTGGGAGGGCGTCGTCGAGAAGTGTTCCCGGGGTCGCTAccaaccgctgctgctgctgtacgcaCTGCCCCAGCCCcagcaactgcagcagcagcagcagcagcagcagcagcagctccagcagcagctgcagcaacatcagcaggaGCTGACGACCCTCGCCCAGCATCGCAGGGCCGTTACGCCGAGCCCGGAGAAAGCGTCGATGGGCTCGAATGTCCGGCGTGCCATCACACCCACCCCGAACCGGGCCCTGCCGATCTGCGACTACCAGAATCTGACCGTCATACAGAGCAAAATATTCGCGTCGGcgaacggcagcagcacgagCGGCGGCCCGGGCAACGCGGCGGCCGGCGAGGACGGCGAAGGGAAGGAGCACTACATCAGCCGGAAGGCGGTGCAGAACGTGCTGAACGCGCAGTACCAGAACCTGTCCGTGATACAGGACAAAATCTTCCCATCGGCCCACgaccttcagcagcagcagcagcagcagcaacagttgcGAGTGTTGGCAAACGGTCccaccaagcagcagcagcagcagcaacagttggGGTACAATGGCGTCCCGCCAAACTCGGTGGGAATGCCGAACGTGTCAccttcctcctccagcggTACGGCCTCCTCGCCCGACGGCCTCTCCATGCCGGACCATCTGAATCAGCCGCGGCGGCGCGATTCGGGCAACTGGAGCGGCGACCGCAACTCggcctcctcctcgtcctccacCACGCTGGACAATCCGTACCTGTACCTGGTCGGCAAGCGCCAGGTCGGGGGCAGCGTCCCGGCCAGCCCAACCCGTGCCAACAACTCGACCACCAGCACCGTCGGGCTCGGCACGCACGGTGCCGCCCAGTTCTACGACGCCGGCTACGACTCCTACTCCCTCTCGTCGACCGACTCCTTCCCGTCGAAGCACCAGCCGAGCGGGGGCGGCGGCACCGGTCCCAGTGCCGccgggctgctgctgtccgcgGCCGGTGCGGCGGTGAAGATACCGGACTCGGTCGTGCTGTCCGGCGACTGCGAGAAGCTGTGCATGGAGGCGGACCAGCTGCTGGAGAAGTCGCGCCTGCTCGAGGACGCGCACGATCTCGAGACGGCGCTGGTGCTGTGCCACGCGGCCGCCAGCAAGGCGCGGGCGGCGATGGACGCCCCCTACAGCAACCCGCACACGATGACGTTCGCGCGCATGAAGCACAACACGTGCGTGATGCGGGCCCGCTCGCTCAACCGGCGCATCCTGATCGAGAAGGGCGGGGAGATGATCaaggagcagcagctgcagcaacagttgcagcagcagcagcagcagcagcagcagcagctccacctGCACCATCAaacgatgcagcagcagcaacagcagcagcagtaccacgTGCTGACGAGCGGCGGAGCGCTCCAGCACCGGCGGCAAAACAGCAAGGAAAAGCTGCTGGCGGCGGgcggccaccaccacccacatCACCATGCGCTGGCCGGCTCGACGACGGCCGGTACGACGGCGGGCGccggcaccagcaccagcaacactGCCAGCGCGTCGCCCTCGAAAAGCATCGAAATCTACGCCACGCTGCCGAAGAAAAAGGTGACGCTGAAGCTGATCGAGGCGGAGCACGTCGAGCCGGAACCGGCCGTCGATCTGAAGGCGGCGGCGGGGGGCGGCAGCGAGCGGGAAAGCCGCAGCCTGTTTGCGCGCGTCACCTCCTCCGACAAGGACGGCAAGGAGGGGCGGGAGAAGCGCAGCCGCAGCGAGGACCGCAATAAGGCGCTCGCCGACCCGGGGCTGGTGAACGCGAAGGACACGCTGCGCAAGCACAAGGAGGAGAAGGACGCGAACGAGCGGAAGGAGAAGGAGGCCAAGTCGGGCAAGAAGCAGCACAAGATCCGGCGGAAGCTGCTGATGGGCGGGCTGATCCGGCGCAAGAACCGGTCGATGCCGGACCTCACCGAGGCGGTCGGGTCGGGCGGGCCCGGCTGCGACCCGGCCGGCAAGGGCGCCGACCTGCTGGAGGGGAAGGGCGGGGCGGGGCGGGCGGGCCGGCCGGTGGGGCGCTGCACGGCGCCTCGCTCGACGACAGTGCGGTCGGGCTGAGCGTGAGCGCGAAGGACAACGCGAACAGTGGCTACCTGTCCGAGGGCCACTTCGACTACCATCCGATCTCGAACACGAACCCGAACCTGGAGCGCAGCAAGCTGATGCGCAAGAGCTTCCACGGCAGCGGGCGGTCGCTGTCCGTGCCGAAggtgccgccgccaccgcccgtACGCATCGGGTCGGCCCTGAGCGCCGTCTCGAGTGGTACGGCAGGGGCGtcgcagcaccagcagcagcagcaccagcagcagcagcagcatcaaccgAACGGAGCTCCGTACggttcctcctcctccgcctccTCCTCGCCCTCGATGCTGCAGATGCAGAAGCTGCCGCTGAACGGGGTCAACCTGCGGCACCTCGAGTACGTCACGGAGgcggcagcggccgcccaTCCACCGTCCGGCATCAAGCCCTTCCACGAGGCGAACGTCTCGAACCTCTCCACGATGAGCTCGAACACGAGCATGAGCGAGGACTCGTGCcaaaccatcatcaccacctgTGCGGTCGTGCACCAGGAGCAGTCGCCGGCGAAGCCGCAGGacctgccgccaccgccgcccacGGAGGAGGTCGACTCGATCGTCcgctaccagcagcagcaggtaccgcagcagcagttggAGCTGCCACCGTACCCGAGCCCACCGTCGACGACGTGCCATTCGCGGCAGGCAAGCGAGGACTtcccgccaccgccgcccgcAATCGACTTCGAGCCGCTGCACGAGCAGCTGAGCGAGATCCAGAGCCTGCAGACGACCGGTGGGCAGGGCAAgccgccgatgatgatgatgatgatgtcgcACAGCTCCGGGCAGACGGGCATACAGAACACGACCAGCATACTGGCGCAGCTGCAGGCgaagcagctccagcagcaactacaacagcagcagcagcagcagcagcagcagcagcagcagcagcagcaataccAGCAACACCAAGAGCAGCTCAACCTGAACAACCCGATCAGCACTAGCGAGATACTGAACGAAACCACGCGCTCGGAGATCTGGCTGAAGGAGCTGCAGCTGAAGCAGCTCGCactgaagcagcagcaacagtgccGGGAGGTGTCGCCCGCTCAGCAGCAATATCaacctcagcagcagcagcaagggtcGAAGCTCCCGGCCGGCCCTCCAGCGACCGGCGGAGACCAGCGCAGCGTGCGCGACCTTGCCTCACGCTTCGAGCAGATCAAGCTCTCCGTCGGGCAGCAGCTACAGTCGCAGTCAGCAACGCACCCGCCGAACGTACGCACCGGCATGAGCGGGCTGCTGCTCGCcgaccagcagcagaaagCGAACGCTCGCTcgacaccgccaccgccgccaccaccgcagcCAGCCGCAACGGACGCGCCGGACACCGTGCCCAGTGCAGACTTCTCCACCGGCAGCGGGGAGGATGTGATCGACTGCCCGCGCGACATCGGCATGGTGTACCGGATGCAGCTGCCCAAGCCCCGGTACGACATCGCCCAGAGCCAGATACAGGAGGAGATCCGCGAGGTGGAGATGCTGAACCAGGTCGTCCAGCAGACGCTCAACAATGGGGcggcggctgcagcagcagccgcagcagcggcggccAGCAAGTCGGACGTACTGCCGGCGGCCGGCCGGACCAAGAAGAAGAGCGTGTCGTTCTGCGACCAGGTCATACTGGTGGCGACGgccgacgaggacgaggatgACGGGTTCATCCCGAACCCAATCCTGGAGCGGGTGCTGCGGACAGCCGGCGGAGCTGGTGGCGGCcccaccgcagcagcaacagcagcggccGTCGGCGGCTGTACCGATGCTGACGTCACGCCGGGCGTACTGCTGCCCGCGGGCAATGGTGGCGAGTCGGTTGCGGCTGCCGCGGGTCTGCCGGAACGGCTGCCGACACTGTCCACCAGCATTACGTACCACCCGATCAAGGCACCGTCGCCGACCCAGCAGCTCAAGCAGCAGCCGACGCCGCCCGGCGCCCCAGTCTACTCGCTGGCGGCCGACATGCACAAGCAGAACCTGGAGATACAgcgccagctgcagcagcagcagcagcagtactacGGTGCGGTGAACAACAGCAGCCCCGAGCTGGAGAgctacaagcagcagcagcagcagcagcagcagcagcagcagtactccTCCATCCCAGCGAACGCCACCATCTTCAAGACGCATCAGTTCAGTGCGGCTATGCCGACGACCAAGGCGACGCCCTCGCTGTACGGCGTGCCGCCCAACATGTCGCTGCAgcttcaacagcagcagcaacaacaacgactcTACGGCAGCGACACGGGCAGCGAGCTCAGCTTTGACGGGCGCAacagctcctcctcctcccagCTAACCTCACCGTACATGACCGTGCCGCATCTGCTGGGAGACGGGGGCGCTGGGAGTGGACCACCACTCGGTGGCTACCAGACCGTGTCGGCGTCGccgaccaccatcaccaccaactcGAGCCCGGCCTCCAACACGCTGCTGCGTCAGAACATTGTcacgctgctgcagcaccagcagctggGCGGTGTGACGCCAGCGACCATGCGGCCCACTCCCCCGAACGGCCACACCCTGCCCAACGTCTACCAGAAGCCGCCGAAACCGCTCAACgcctaccagcagcagccgacgacgacgaacacgccccaacaacagcagcaccaactccagcagcagctcaccAGCGCTGCCGGCTACAATGGTGGAGTCACCACTATGCCCTacacgcagcagcagtccAGCTCACCCTACCAGCGCGTCCCACTGCCGCTCGGGTACGACAACCTCTACCACGAGCAGCCCTCGATGGGGCTCATgacccaacagcagcagcagcagcagcttctagGTCTCGGCAGTAGTgtcgcacagcagcagcagcagcagccgaaacCGGTCCAGAAGAAGGTGAGCTTCGAGCCGGGCACGAAGGGAGGCGGTCCGGACGGGTCGCCCGGTACGAACGTGTCACCTTCCCCGTCTGCCAACGGATgtcagccgcagcagcagcagcagcagcagcagcagcagcagcagcactatcAACTACAGCTACAGGacgcacaacagcagcagcagcagcagaatgtCGTCGGTTTGCCGACGCGCGTCGTCCCGATCGCGACGACGTACGGGAACGGGAGCGCGATCGTCAAACCGTCCGCCAAGGCGGTCCagtgcaatctctgccggaaGAAGCACTGCATCCTGCCCGCCATCTACTGCAGCGACTGCGAGACGTACCTTGCCCGCTTCCAGATGCCGGTCCGCCGGTAATAGCCCACGGCCCAGACACTTGCCTCCCGGGAGACCTGTTGGCATATAGTGCCTGTTGGAAACAAACCTGTTGGAATATAGTGCCTGTTGGAAACAATCCTGTTGGAATATAGTGCTCGAGACACTCGAGGGAACAGAACGCTCCAAAACACGCAGTTGGTTGTAAaccaattgttttttttttttttgccgtccGTCGGTGGCGAGAGGATTGGCTCTCTTGCTTCGCCTGTTTGTCGTGTCCGCCTGAATGTGATAACttagaaatgcaaaaaaaacaaaatcaaaaacaaattgaagCGCGGCAGCTCGGCTCTCGATGGAGTGCTgctgtattattatttttcttttaatccGGTGCTGCACTGTGCTGCTGCATTGAGCTAACCTTAAAAAAGCAATAGTGTGGCGGTACACAGACGgtgtctctctctgtgtgtgtattgtattATGTGGTGGGAAACACGGGGCAAAAGACCTGCGCGTCCGTTGTCCGTCCAACGCGCACCGCGTTGAGGTTATGTTTACGATTTTATTTAGCCGTTGCAAGTATCCAATTTGACACCCACGTAGAGCGCGCACAGGAGATGGGGAAGGACAGACGCTTCTTTTCCATCTCCGCTAAGCGCGCGCcgggggtgtttttttttaaataattattttattttttaattctaatacacacacacaccttaaACCGGTCAGAGCGCTGCCAGCTGTCGAACAATAACACTTAATGGGCGGCCTCTTAGTACACTTAACTCCCTACGTTTACTACTTTTAACAATCGTAGCTTAAGTACATGCGCTAGTAAGTTAGGGATAGTATtaccttttttaaattttccttAGCTCCACAATAAGGGGGTGGGCAAATGGGGGAGGATGAAGCAACAGTGAACTCTTTGCCGCGGAGGTTTCTTCACAAGGGATTGTGGGATGGGCGTTCTGCGGGCGCAGCGCTCGAAAAAAAGTGGCCGAACAGGGCCGAATTGATGATCGAATCTCGCCAGCGGATTCGGTTCGGTGCCATCGTCTCGACCTCCGCACCGAAAATGCGGCTGGCTGACAACAGAAGGGAGTATTGGGGGGGCGGAAAGTTCGGAAGAGTAGTGTTCGAAAGTGGAAGAATGAAGGGTGAAAAAAACGCCTCGATTTAATAGTAATTAGCATTAGTTAAAcgctccgtttttttttttaattttaacactTAAACACACGCGTTTAAACTTTCGCTTCCTTTCCGCAGCTTCCTCCAACACAAGGGGGGAAGGGTGGGAAAGGGAGCCGACCCCGAGAACAAATCCCGTGgggtggaaaataattttaaataaatgttaatTATAAGTATTCGGCTAGCAACAGCGGTAACCAATTTCCTTCCCCGTTCTATTTCATACCCCCTCAATACATTTTCTTGTTCAtatatccccccccccataccCTCCCTCTTGCCACCCACTCTTTTCTTCCATttagcaattaaaaaaaatcgcgcGTATTATAGtaacattcaaatttaaaacattccaaCAATGCTTCCAGCGCGAgcaacgtttttttgtttgtttgtgtgtctttttgtattttttttttttttttagaaacagCAGCCCCCTAATTCATCCCacacgtgtctgtgtgtgtttgtgtgtcaaaTGTAGCGTTTCAGCACGACGTTGCAAAGGCGCACCCGCCGCACAAAATGTAAGATTTATAACGTTTCAATcgaaaaaatgcataaaacaacaaccacacgtgCCCAGCATCATACACGCCGCTACACaacgttgtgtgtgtgtgtgggcgcgTTGGAAACAAATAGTAATATAAacgaataataaaatattacctTTCACtatttacagaaaaaaaaaattgttgcgTTTTGGGATTAAGTTTCATTACTTTGTGGCCCGTTTGCGGCACTATTTGAATATTGAGAAATGGGGAAATGGGTTGTAATCCTATAGGATTTTACTTATCGTAATTgcactccaaaaaaaaaaacacatcaacgTTCTTTTCGTTCATTCAAAAGAATTTATTTGCCCAGCTCTAGTAACGCGCCGGAACGCGCCGGAGGAGCCCGATTACACGcggcgttttgtttgtttgtttgtttgcgagACACAGGAGTATCATATAGTTCCGCGCTCGCTGGCTTCCGGACAAAAACATATACATATTAAACCCATTAAACGCGATATAAGCCGATTGCAAAACAtttctcgctcactctctctctctctctctctctctctctctctctctctctctctctctctctctttataaTCCTCTTCGTGGTCTACATTCCGCGTCTTACAGaattttccaggggttctcatagttgtgggacacttccttgactctatCCAATCGGAAttgaacttcatatgttggaaattaGACTCTACGGCACTCTGTCCAACAAGGAtactatagagtccaattcctattacattaagttcatttcacgtaagaaagcagtcaataaagtgtcccactgctatgagaactcctgtaTCGATTACCGCCAAAACTgcacttgtttgtttttttttttttctcgttcaaGCATATCGCattgcgtgtatgtgtgttggttgCATTCCTTTCTACGCGTTCTCCCCctcatttctctctctctctctagtaTTTGTTTCGCTTTATTCTAATCTTTAATCGCTACTCACGCCTATCTCCTAAACACAGGTGtttggggtgggggggggctCACCGTTTgtcatttatttgattattttgttcTATATTTACGCAGGTTGCGCCCTTTTTATtagtgtttcgttttttttaaatgtccaCCTCATTACCCTTTTGCATCGTTTTACACCTTTTTCTTGCCttttctgctgcttcttcggCTTCCGGGccaagcaaaaataaataaaaatcgaCCTAAaacaagcgtgtgtgtgtgtgtgtgtttacacaACTAATTTGATGATCCGAACAGTGAAAACTGAAAAGTAAAACCAACCGTTCCGATCGCACTATCTAAAACACTAGCATACGCGGCGAGGAAGGTGTTTTTaagatattttttcttctaacaGCTCGCTTTTCCGGTACAGCAGGGACAGCAGCAGCCTACACAGAGAGTCTATAACTCATATTGATCGTATAATATCGTTCTAGCAACGCATTAAAATGTAGATACACAGAAGAAGGAAGCGAAAAGCAAAGAAACGCAACATGAAATTTACAAATCGATTTAAGTAAAACTggtgtaaaaaaacaaacaaacagtacACAAATTTACACATTTGTCCCGTTTGtcctgtaaaaaaaaaaacaatcacggAACCACGATTGTCGCAGtcttgtgattttttttccattttcctcgACAATCTCTTTTGCTACACGACAATCGCAAGATGAAACACAATCGCAACAGGGGGCGGAATTTGCCGACATACAATCAATTGCCATCTGCCTACCTCTCCCgttctctccctttcttttctctctcctctctctctctctctcgcttttttATATACTTTCTAATATTCTATCCCGAAACGCTACTGTTGCTTTACAAACTCAtcaccaataaaaaaaaggagaagaacgCTTTGCAAACGGAAAACTCCGTCTTCCAGGCGCCCTCCTGTTGCCTTATTACTACAAGTATTTGATgcactttctctctccctccctctctctctctgttctcGCGCGGCTCTATGGTTTACACAATTGAATctcagtgtgcgtgtgtattgtTTCGACTTTAAAATGTCTAcgttaacaaataaataatgtttaggctaagcgcgcgcgcgcgcgcgtcctaGGGTTGAGATGGATTTGGGAAATGAAAACGTTTCTAAAGCGTACGCACTTAATACGTATAACaacgagaagaaaagaagaagaagaaaaaacacagtcGAAAGCAAATAGAGCAAAATCACTaccaaagcacacacacacacacacacacacgtgacaGCACTCTGCTCGGTGCTGTAATACTCGTGGCACAACCAAATTGGTgcaatgcgtgtgtgtgtgtgtgtgtgtgtgcgttggccAGGAAAGGGGAGGCCTAGGCGGAAAAGCTGGCAAGCGGTAAACAAGCGCGGGAGGAGGATATTggcttattaaaaaaaaaaaaagaagcaaaacatggTCCTCGGCTGCGCACGTTTTCGAGTTT
The Anopheles arabiensis isolate DONGOLA chromosome X, AaraD3, whole genome shotgun sequence DNA segment above includes these coding regions:
- the LOC120906066 gene encoding neurogenic protein mastermind, whose amino-acid sequence is MIKFRYKRKDPVPAATAKKVDDAADSRASTHGSQQAATGSPSVQQPQPVHYSSSSSSSSATLPKDHRSPSATVCLSGDAQQHPDRRDGNDEPGRFNGHPGGWGSYQQQQQQQQQQQAIQYHQELLQRVKLENELHQLQQQQRYEYLSCIDAVVELFSQLQTSSEPALCPEPLRRALASGPLAGRRFPLGCLGDAAECFELLLHRVHQHLSPVDSDSCEAAQCVAHQRFAMRVVEQSVCECGANSEKLPFTQMVHYVSASALTSQNSLSIQHQQNITFGQLLRNAGNMGDIRDCPSACGAKIGIRRALLNRPDVVSIGVVWDSERPPADQVHAVLKAIGTTLRLCDVFQQVSDHRWAQTVHHELVGVVSYYGKHYTTFFFHTKLRVWVYFDDANVKEVGPSWEGVVEKCSRGRYQPLLLLYALPQPQQLQQQQQQQQQQLQQQLQQHQQELTTLAQHRRAVTPSPEKASMGSNVRRAITPTPNRALPICDYQNLTVIQSKIFASANGSSTSGGPGNAAAGEDGEGKEHYISRKAVQNVLNAQYQNLSVIQDKIFPSAHDLQQQQQQQQQLRVLANGPTKQQQQQQQLGYNGVPPNSVGMPNVSPSSSSGTASSPDGLSMPDHLNQPRRRDSGNWSGDRNSASSSSSTTLDNPYLYLVGKRQVGGSVPASPTRANNSTTSTVGLGTHGAAQFYDAGYDSYSLSSTDSFPSKHQPSGGGGTGPSAAGLLLSAAGAAVKIPDSVVLSGDCEKLCMEADQLLEKSRLLEDAHDLETALVLCHAAASKARAAMDAPYSNPHTMTFARMKHNTCVMRARSLNRRILIEKGGEMIKEQQLQQQLQQQQQQQQQQLHLHHQTMQQQQQQQQYHVLTSGGALQHRRQNSKEKLLAAGGHHHPHHHALAGSTTAGTTAGAGTSTSNTASASPSKSIEIYATLPKKKVTLKLIEAEHVEPEPAVDLKAAAGGGSERESRSLFARVTSSDKDGKEGREKRSRSEDRNKALADPGLVNAKDTLRKHKEEKDANERKEKEAKSGKKQHKIRRKLLMGGLIRRKNRSMPDLTEAVGSGEGRGGAGGPAGGALHGASLDDSAVGLSVSAKDNANSGYLSEGHFDYHPISNTNPNLERSKLMRKSFHGSGRSLSVPKVPPPPPVRIGSALSAVSSGTAGASQHQQQQHQQQQQHQPNGAPYGSSSSASSSPSMLQMQKLPLNGVNLRHLEYVTEAAAAAHPPSGIKPFHEANVSNLSTMSSNTSMSEDSCQTIITTCAVVHQEQSPAKPQDLPPPPPTEEVDSIVRYQQQQVPQQQLELPPYPSPPSTTCHSRQASEDFPPPPPAIDFEPLHEQLSEIQSLQTTGGQGKPPMMMMMMSHSSGQTGIQNTTSILAQLQAKQLQQQLQQQQQQQQQQQQQQQQYQQHQEQLNLNNPISTSEILNETTRSEIWLKELQLKQLALKQQQQCREVSPAQQQYQPQQQQQGSKLPAGPPATGGDQRSVRDLASRFEQIKLSVGQQLQSQSATHPPNVRTGMSGLLLADQQQKANARSTPPPPPPPQPAATDAPDTVPSADFSTGSGEDVIDCPRDIGMVYRMQLPKPRYDIAQSQIQEEIREVEMLNQVVQQTLNNGAAAAAAAAAAAASKSDVLPAAGRTKKKSVSFCDQVILVATADEDEDDGFIPNPILERVLRTAGGAGGGPTAAATAAAVGGCTDADVTPGVLLPAGNGGESVAAAAGLPERLPTLSTSITYHPIKAPSPTQQLKQQPTPPGAPVYSLAADMHKQNLEIQRQLQQQQQQYYGAVNNSSPELESYKQQQQQQQQQQQYSSIPANATIFKTHQFSAAMPTTKATPSLYGVPPNMSLQLQQQQQQQRLYGSDTGSELSFDGRNSSSSSQLTSPYMTVPHLLGDGGAGSGPPLGGYQTVSASPTTITTNSSPASNTLLRQNIVTLLQHQQLGGVTPATMRPTPPNGHTLPNVYQKPPKPLNAYQQQPTTTNTPQQQQHQLQQQLTSAAGYNGGVTTMPYTQQQSSSPYQRVPLPLGYDNLYHEQPSMGLMTQQQQQQQLLGLGSSVAQQQQQQPKPVQKKVSFEPGTKGGGPDGSPGTNVSPSPSANGCQPQQQQQQQQQQQQHYQLQLQDAQQQQQQQNVVGLPTRVVPIATTYGNGSAIVKPSAKAVQCNLCRKKHCILPAIYCSDCETYLARFQMPVRR